Within the Funiculus sociatus GB2-C1 genome, the region AGGCGAGTGGTGCAGATAAATGTGGCAGGGCAGAATTATTGGGGAATTACTAAGATAATTTCAGAAGCTGGTGCTCAAGTAATTATGACCCAATTGCCACCGATTTCTTCAAATGAACCATTGCCCGTAACGCTGGCAATTATGGAGGAAGAAATATATCTAGAAGGACAAATTATTTCTACTGGTTTCACTGATGAATTTCCTACAGTGCAAGTGACATTTGAGCAGTTGAGTCTCTCTGAACATCGGCGATTAGTAGAAATGTTGTTTTGCCGTCCTGGTCAGTGGAAGCGTCGGGATACGCCCGGTGAAATTAGTTCTCTGTTGCTAATTTTCAAAATTTTGCTGCGTCCGCGAGTGTTGTTTGATAGAAATCGAGGAATAAGCGCGATCGCTGTCTCTAAAGTTTAGGGTTTTACCAGTTTTGAGAGCCAGAGAAAATTGTCATTGTAAAGAGGCTCTATTTTAAAATTTGACTCTTTCTTGATTTTCTCCTGAAATTGCTCCGAAAGATTTAATAAAAACACATCGCTAAAACCTTGAGGAATATTAGGAATATTCATAAAGTCTGGCTGTTTATTACCAGGAACTACCATAAGGCGTACTTTTTCCTCCAATAGATAGCTAAGAGCTAGGGAATTACCGAAATTAATCCCAAAAGAATTCGTAATTAAAAGAGGAGCCTTTGCTTCATTGACTATTTCTGAAACTTGATAATTGTGATAGCTAACTACTTTATTCCAAGCCGTCTCAGCTTGAGAATTAATTGCACAAGAAACAACACCTGCCCAAATCAGTGCAGCCATCACTATCTGCCAAAATTTTTGTTCTAAAAATCTAGCTGATGTAACCCCAGTGGCAAGTAGATAAGCAATTGATAGCTGAATACCCAAATAAAAAGGGACTATATACCGACTAGAAGTTGAGCGTTGTCCTCCTAAAATTAAATCCGGAAGCACTAAAGCTAAAGTTAAGGTTCCCATCAAAGTTAGGACAAATAACCAAACTTCCTTTTTGGTATTTTTGCAGATAAAATAAATTGAGTAGCTAACCAAAATTAAAAAAATAGGTAAGGTTAAATAGGTTAATAGAGTATCAAAGCCAAAGTCGCCTTGGGTTAAAATAAAAGCACGATTAATGTGAATTCCCCACGTTTTTAGCCAAGCTATTAAGGGAATGGGTACAGCCGTCCAGTTTGCTCCTGTTTCCGACCAAGTAGCGATCGCAATTACCAACCACGGAGAAAACAATAGCACCGCCGTTAGGGATGCTAGTACGAAGGCAGCTACTGTTTTAGTAAAGCGGAAGCCTTCAATTACAATTACATAAATTCCATGTCCGATTCCCACAAATACAGAAAATGGGAATGTATAGATACTTAATGCTAAAGTTGCGGCATAAATTCCCCATGCCCGAATATGGTAAGTTTTATTTCCATCTTCTGTGGTTAGTCGCAAAGCTCGCAGCAATGTAGCACTTGATAACAAAATAGTCACGGTCCATAGGCTATATTCCCGCGCTTCCTGGGCGTACAAAACATGGAAAGGTGAGACAGCAATTAGAGCGATCGCTATCCATCCCACTAGCGGCGACTCAAATAATTCTAGGCATAGCCAATAGACACAAGGGAATACCAGCAAGCTAAACAGCACCGACAAGCTTCTCGTGACTGCTACCGAATTACCAAACAACTGCACCCAAAATCTTACTAATATGTAATAAAGTGGCGGATGTTGAGCATCATCGATTGCCAAAGCTTTAATAGTATCAATTAAGCCTTTTTCAGAATTAGGGCGCTGATACTTTTGTAAATCTTCGATGCCAATTACTTGACCATTAAAGAGTTGCTGATTCACTTCTGCACTGGTATAGCCAGAAATTCGCAATGAAGTATAAGCTTCATCGTGCCAATAAACTTTTTTGTCCAGATTAACAAAGCGAAAAAAAACGCCGAGTACCAACACGAGGATAAGAAAAAAACCAAACCAAGTCTTAGGCAGGCTCAAATTTCGCATAAATATTTTCTATGTTGGTCAATCTATCTATTGATAGATATTTTGAAGTAGCAGCATCCCGGTTTCCCAAGTTTAACCCAATCTTGGAATTAGTCAAAAATCATCCAATCGGGTAACTCAGGCGGATGAAGTACGTTAGTTACTGCCAATCGTACTCTGATAATTACTCTGATTCGGTACTTTAGTTATGAAAACCTCAGCGGTGTTATTGACTCTAAATAGAATTTGGCAAGGCTTTGTCAGATTCCTTGTTAACACTTCAGAATTGCGTGTTTGGCAGGTTTCTGATGGTCACGGACATACTTATTGGCGTGCTTACGATCCTGTTAGTGGTCGCTCTAGCTATCTTGGCTCAGAAGCTGAGGTGCGTTCGTGGATCGAGCAACGTTATTACAGGTAAAATTGGCTAATCAGCGTTAGGAGTGCCTGAGTATGCAAGTCCATCGGGTGTTTTCTGGAGCTTCTTGGGAGTCCCAAGTCGGCTACTGTCGCGCTGTAAAAGTAGGAAATATCATTTATGTTTCTGGCACTGCGCCTGTCGATGAGATTG harbors:
- a CDS encoding glycosyltransferase family 39 protein, whose translation is MRNLSLPKTWFGFFLILVLVLGVFFRFVNLDKKVYWHDEAYTSLRISGYTSAEVNQQLFNGQVIGIEDLQKYQRPNSEKGLIDTIKALAIDDAQHPPLYYILVRFWVQLFGNSVAVTRSLSVLFSLLVFPCVYWLCLELFESPLVGWIAIALIAVSPFHVLYAQEAREYSLWTVTILLSSATLLRALRLTTEDGNKTYHIRAWGIYAATLALSIYTFPFSVFVGIGHGIYVIVIEGFRFTKTVAAFVLASLTAVLLFSPWLVIAIATWSETGANWTAVPIPLIAWLKTWGIHINRAFILTQGDFGFDTLLTYLTLPIFLILVSYSIYFICKNTKKEVWLFVLTLMGTLTLALVLPDLILGGQRSTSSRYIVPFYLGIQLSIAYLLATGVTSARFLEQKFWQIVMAALIWAGVVSCAINSQAETAWNKVVSYHNYQVSEIVNEAKAPLLITNSFGINFGNSLALSYLLEEKVRLMVVPGNKQPDFMNIPNIPQGFSDVFLLNLSEQFQEKIKKESNFKIEPLYNDNFLWLSKLVKP